The following proteins come from a genomic window of Polyangiaceae bacterium:
- a CDS encoding septum formation initiator family protein, which produces MPARRVLAQRALPLAILVVAVVAVPVMILSPTGVQRLESLRQERERADDEISRLSKEIEQLRAEVKRIKRDPSAVERVARDELGLVRQTEVVFQFRQ; this is translated from the coding sequence ATGCCTGCCCGTCGGGTCCTCGCCCAGCGAGCGTTGCCCCTCGCCATCCTGGTGGTGGCGGTGGTGGCGGTGCCGGTGATGATCCTCTCGCCCACCGGCGTCCAGCGGCTCGAATCCCTGCGTCAGGAGCGGGAGCGGGCGGACGACGAGATCAGCCGGCTCAGCAAGGAGATCGAGCAGCTCCGGGCCGAGGTCAAACGCATCAAGCGCGATCCCTCGGCGGTCGAGCGGGTGGCTCGGGACGAGCTGGGTCTGGTGCGTCAGACCGAGGTCGTGTTCCAGTTCCGGCAATAG